In Setaria viridis chromosome 5, Setaria_viridis_v4.0, whole genome shotgun sequence, the genomic stretch caAACCCTCCTCCCATACCACCTCCATGTCCAAACCCACCGCCTGCGCccatccctcctcctcctccaagtccgccgccaccaccgtcgccgaTCCCACCGCCTGCACCACCCCCAGCTCCAAAGCCGCCACCCATGCCTCCACCTGCTCCAGCTCCAACACCAAACCCGCCACCAACTCCCGCGCCACCTCCAAAGCCACTGCCTaaccctccgccaccgcctaacccaccaccagctccacctccagcgcCACTGCCCTTCCCGCCACCGAAACCCACTCCTtcacctgcaccaccaccgatgccgccgcctcctccaaagcctccaccgccaccagctCCAGCGCCATCGCCGAGGCCTCCTCCACTAACACCTGCACCACCTCCAGCACCAAACCCACCGCCGGCACCACCTCCcaatccaccaccaccaccaagtcctgctccgcctcctcctccaaatCCTGAACCATCACCAATCCCACCTCCTGCACCAGCTCCTATTCCAAaaccagcaccaccacccacACCGaatcctccaccaccaccagctccaatccctcctccacctccgagTCCACCGCCACTACCACCACCAAGATCAGCTCCACCACCAGCTCCaacccctcctccgcctccaagaccgccaccaccaccaagacCACCTCCACCATCCACATCCACACCCGCACCACCTCTGAACCCGGCGCCACcgccaatgccgccgccgcctccaaacccgctgccgcctcccatccctcctccagctccacctcctgcaCCCACACCACCTCCCAATCCatcgccagcaccaccacctccaatgCCACCTCCCATCCCGGCTCCATCACCACCACCCGTACCATGCTTATTATCACAATCCTCAGCTCTGATCATGCCGGGCCTCCACACCACAGGCTCACGCCGTGCAGCATCGGCGCTCGCCGCCCACATGAcgacggccgccaccaccgccagcaacACCATCGCCCGGTTGCCCATGGAAGAAGCAATAAGCTTGTCCATCATGGCTCCTAACGCTACCAGAGCTTTAGCTTCAGAAGCCTCGAGTGATCTGTGTGCAGGGGAAGCGAGGCGCGCGCGGGGGTATTTAAAGGCGCGACTGCCCGGCTGCTCAAACCGCGCTTGGGATTTGTTTGGTGGCGGGTGAATGGCGAGCAGGGAGGGTTGACTTAAATGCCCGGCGTTGGCTGGCGCAGCCTCTTGACTTTTGAGGTGGACTCCGCATGCATCTACGTGACCTGCAAAGCTATGCAGTGCACGCAGCTGCGACAGCCTTCGCCCTGCTCGTGCTCGGCAAGCCTGCACGCGCTCGCTTGATTGGCTTGCGTCTTTTTGGCATGCGACCTGTGCTCGGAGCTCGGATGCTTGCATTCATGGCTGCCTGCTGTGTGGGGGCGAACGGGAGGGAGGA encodes the following:
- the LOC140222779 gene encoding uncharacterized protein; protein product: MQASELRAQVACQKDASQSSERVQACRARAGRRLSQLRALHSFAGHVDACGVHLKSQEAAPANAGHLSQPSLLAIHPPPNKSQARFEQPGSRAFKYPRARLASPAHRSLEASEAKALVALGAMMDKLIASSMGNRAMVLLAVVAAVVMWAASADAARREPVVWRPGMIRAEDCDNKHGTGGGDGAGMGGGIGGGGAGDGLGGGVGAGGGAGGGMGGGSGFGGGGGIGGGAGFRGGAGVDVDGGGGLGGGGGLGGGGGVGAGGGADLGGGSGGGLGGGGGIGAGGGGGFGVGGGAGFGIGAGAGGGIGDGSGFGGGGGAGLGGGGGLGGGAGGGFGAGGGAGVSGGGLGDGAGAGGGGGFGGGGGIGGGAGEGVGFGGGKGSGAGGGAGGGLGGGGGLGSGFGGGAGVGGGFGVGAGAGGGMGGGFGAGGGAGGGIGDGGGGGLGGGGGMGAGGGFGHGGGMGGGFGGGAGGGFGAGGGTGVGGGRGGGVGGGHGAGAGGGFGAGGGAGVGGATGDGVGGGHGAGAGGGFGAGGGAGVGGATGDGVGGGHGAGAGGGFGAGGGAGVGGATGDGVGGGHGAGAGGGFGAGGGAGVGGATGDGVGGGHGAGAGGGFDAGGGAGVGGATGDGVGGGHGAGAGGGFDAGGGAGVGGGTGGGVGGGHGAGVGGGVGAGGGAGVGGGTGGAEVVRVSAEARGVPWEAGTGHASAVGSVQEVVRVSAEARVAAWEAGTRQALAVVSVQEAEPVVAEALEAEQEAGTGQAPVLSTVHEAEQVLAEVWAATLEVGTEQARAKAVALALELVVVVAAGTRVAGTTMAGAALATTYQQGRFISTDGERAASL